A window of Streptomyces sp. SAI-127 contains these coding sequences:
- a CDS encoding DUF3000 domain-containing protein — protein sequence MDDAKEGDRDGGGAAPPAFQAAVQALRGSRLRPQIEIEPTRAPQRLAPHAYALEATVVDGDQDLADGRLVLLHDPDGHDAWRGTFRLVTLVRAELEAEMAADPLLPEVCWSWLTGALSARGLSYGEPSGTVTRASSHYFGGLSERPAASQIEIRASWTPREGLGGVPDAAGHLASWCDLLAQVAGLPPAGPGDASIVTLPQRRDPQAR from the coding sequence ATGGACGACGCGAAGGAAGGGGACCGGGATGGCGGCGGTGCGGCTCCGCCGGCTTTCCAGGCCGCGGTTCAGGCCCTGCGTGGCAGTCGGCTGCGGCCGCAGATCGAGATCGAGCCGACACGGGCCCCACAGCGGCTCGCCCCGCACGCGTACGCGCTGGAGGCCACCGTCGTCGACGGCGACCAGGACCTCGCCGACGGGCGGCTCGTGCTGCTGCACGACCCGGACGGCCACGACGCCTGGCGGGGCACCTTCCGGCTGGTGACGCTCGTGCGCGCGGAGCTGGAGGCGGAGATGGCCGCCGACCCGCTGCTGCCCGAGGTGTGCTGGTCGTGGCTGACGGGCGCGCTCTCGGCGCGCGGGCTGTCGTACGGCGAACCGAGCGGCACCGTCACGCGGGCCAGCTCGCACTACTTCGGCGGTCTGTCCGAGCGCCCCGCGGCCTCGCAGATCGAGATCCGGGCCTCCTGGACGCCTCGCGAGGGCCTGGGCGGGGTGCCGGACGCGGCGGGGCACCTCGCCTCCTGGTGCGACCTGCTGGCCCAGGTCGCGGGTCTGCCGCCGGCCGGTCCGGGTGACGCGTCGATCGTGACGTTGCCACAGCGGCGGGACCCTCAGGCGCGCTGA
- the hemE gene encoding uroporphyrinogen decarboxylase has product MSAPETPQSAAHDSAFLKACRREPVPHTPVWFMRQAGRSLPEYRKVREGIPMLESCMRPELVTEITLQPVRRHNVDAAIYYSDIVVPLKAIGIDLDIRPGVGPVVENPIRTRADLAQLRDLTPEDVSYVTEAIGLLTRELGPTPLIGFAGAPFTLASYLVEGGPSRTYENAKAMMYGDPELWADLLDRLAEITAVFLKVQIEAGASAVQLFDSWAGALAPGDYRRSVLPASAKVFKAVEGYGVPRIHFGVGCGELLKLMGEAGADVVGVDWRVPLDEAARRVGPGKALQGNLDPTVLFASTEAVEAKTREVLDSAEGLEGHVFNLGHGVMPSTDPDALTRLVEYVHTHTTR; this is encoded by the coding sequence GTGAGTGCACCTGAGACGCCGCAGTCAGCCGCCCACGACTCCGCCTTCCTCAAGGCGTGTCGCCGGGAACCCGTCCCGCATACCCCCGTGTGGTTCATGCGGCAGGCCGGGCGCTCGCTGCCGGAGTACCGCAAGGTCCGCGAGGGCATCCCGATGCTCGAATCCTGCATGCGCCCCGAGCTGGTCACCGAGATCACCCTCCAGCCGGTCCGCCGCCACAACGTGGACGCGGCGATCTATTACAGCGACATCGTCGTCCCGCTGAAGGCCATCGGCATCGACCTCGACATCAGGCCCGGCGTCGGCCCGGTCGTCGAGAACCCGATCCGCACCCGCGCCGACCTGGCTCAACTGCGCGACCTCACCCCCGAGGACGTCTCCTACGTCACCGAGGCCATCGGCCTGCTGACCCGCGAGCTCGGCCCGACCCCCCTCATCGGTTTCGCGGGCGCACCTTTCACCCTCGCGAGTTACCTCGTCGAGGGCGGCCCGTCCCGCACGTACGAGAACGCCAAGGCGATGATGTACGGCGACCCCGAGCTGTGGGCCGACCTGCTGGACCGCCTCGCCGAGATCACCGCCGTCTTCCTGAAGGTCCAGATCGAGGCCGGCGCGTCCGCGGTCCAGCTCTTCGACTCGTGGGCCGGCGCCCTCGCCCCGGGCGACTACCGCCGCTCGGTCCTGCCCGCCTCCGCGAAGGTCTTCAAAGCGGTCGAGGGGTACGGCGTCCCCCGCATCCACTTCGGGGTCGGCTGCGGCGAACTGCTGAAGCTCATGGGTGAGGCCGGCGCGGACGTCGTCGGCGTCGACTGGCGCGTCCCGCTCGACGAGGCCGCCCGCCGCGTCGGCCCCGGCAAGGCGCTCCAGGGCAACCTCGACCCCACGGTCCTGTTCGCCTCCACGGAGGCTGTCGAGGCCAAGACCCGCGAAGTCCTGGACTCGGCCGAGGGCCTTGAGGGCCATGTCTTCAACCTCGGCCACGGCGTCATGCCGTCCACCGACCCGGACGCCCTGACCCGTCTCGTGGAGTACGTCCACACGCACACCACCCGCTGA
- a CDS encoding response regulator transcription factor has protein sequence MSVLLEQPASLVAYRPNKPTAMVVVADPRVRSTVTRHLWALGVRDVIEASSVAEARPRIGSPRDICVAEVHLPDGSGLTLLSETRAAGWPNGLALSAADDIGAVRNALAGGVKGYVVTGTRTNVGLPTRPGAAPIGSAAARMHRRPPGTPSHPGGYRELSGREVEVLRLVAEGQSNKAIGVSMGLSALTVKSHLARIARKLGTGDRAGMVAVALRTGIIH, from the coding sequence GTGTCCGTTCTCCTCGAGCAGCCCGCAAGCCTGGTCGCCTACCGCCCGAACAAGCCCACCGCCATGGTGGTCGTGGCCGACCCGCGCGTCCGATCCACCGTCACCCGTCACCTCTGGGCGCTCGGTGTGCGCGATGTCATCGAAGCCTCGTCCGTGGCGGAGGCCCGTCCCCGAATCGGCAGCCCCAGAGACATCTGCGTCGCCGAAGTCCACCTTCCCGACGGCTCCGGCCTGACCCTGCTGTCGGAGACCCGCGCCGCGGGCTGGCCCAACGGCCTCGCCCTGTCCGCGGCCGACGACATCGGCGCCGTGCGCAACGCCCTCGCGGGCGGAGTCAAGGGCTACGTCGTCACCGGCACCCGCACCAACGTCGGGCTCCCCACCCGGCCCGGCGCGGCACCCATCGGCTCCGCCGCCGCCCGTATGCACCGCCGCCCCCCGGGTACCCCGAGCCACCCGGGTGGCTACCGCGAGCTCTCCGGCCGTGAGGTCGAAGTGCTGCGGCTGGTCGCCGAAGGGCAGTCGAACAAGGCGATCGGAGTCTCGATGGGCCTGTCCGCACTGACCGTCAAGAGCCACCTCGCCCGGATCGCCCGCAAGCTCGGCACGGGAGACCGCGCCGGCATGGTGGCGGTGGCTCTCCGCACCGGCATCATCCACTGA
- a CDS encoding rhomboid family intramembrane serine protease → MVIPVHDVNPVRRTPVVTYALIAANVLVFLFTPGLAGSVAGDSSLSQLCHLQAFLDQYAAVPQELIHHQMPRLVPTGDVGTSAQGTAGCVVAPPDYDKSPALSVLTAMFLHGGWLHLLGNMLFLLIFGNNVEDRMGHVRFALFYVVCGYAASYGFALLNDDSGDPLIGASGAIAGVLGAYLVLYPKARVWVLVPFLVFLPLRLPAWLVLGFWFVLQAVYSSGEGVSAAGTVAYAAHVVGFLAGMLLAWPLKPGTPPPPEPRGLLFGRKARPRHTW, encoded by the coding sequence GTGGTCATCCCCGTCCATGACGTGAACCCTGTGCGCCGCACCCCCGTGGTGACGTACGCGCTCATCGCCGCGAACGTCCTCGTGTTCCTGTTCACGCCCGGCCTGGCCGGCTCCGTGGCGGGCGACAGCAGCCTGTCCCAGCTGTGCCATCTCCAGGCGTTCCTGGACCAGTACGCCGCGGTCCCACAGGAGTTGATCCACCATCAGATGCCGCGGCTGGTCCCCACGGGCGACGTCGGCACGAGCGCGCAGGGCACGGCGGGCTGTGTGGTGGCCCCGCCGGACTACGACAAGTCCCCCGCGCTGTCGGTCCTTACAGCGATGTTCCTGCACGGCGGCTGGCTGCACCTGCTGGGCAACATGCTGTTCCTGCTGATCTTCGGCAACAACGTCGAGGACCGCATGGGGCATGTGCGCTTCGCGCTGTTCTACGTCGTCTGCGGCTACGCGGCGTCGTACGGCTTCGCGCTCCTCAACGACGACTCGGGCGATCCGCTGATCGGTGCGTCGGGGGCCATCGCAGGGGTCCTCGGCGCCTATCTGGTGCTGTACCCGAAGGCCAGGGTGTGGGTCCTGGTGCCCTTCCTGGTCTTCCTGCCGCTCAGACTGCCGGCCTGGCTGGTGCTGGGCTTCTGGTTCGTGCTGCAGGCGGTGTACTCCTCCGGCGAGGGCGTCTCCGCCGCCGGCACGGTGGCGTACGCGGCGCACGTCGTGGGCTTCCTCGCCGGGATGCTGCTGGCGTGGCCGCTCAAGCCGGGCACTCCCCCGCCGCCGGAACCGCGCGGTCTGCTGTTCGGCAGGAAGGCGCGGCCCCGGCACACCTGGTGA
- a CDS encoding FAD-dependent oxidoreductase yields the protein MNMSRTRDTRERLVVIGGDAAGMSAASQARRLKGPDELEIVAFERGHFTSYSACGIPYWVGGDVTEPDQLIARTPEEHRARDIDLRMRTEVMEIDVDRQRVRARDLESGAETWTSYDKLVIATGARPIRPDMPGVDAPGVHGVQTLDDGQALIDTLAHTRGRRAVVVGAGYIGVEMAEALINRGYEVTVVNRGSEPMSTLDPDMGRLVHEAMEGLGITMVDDAAVTKVLTGEDGRVRAVATENAEYPADVVVLGIGVRPETTLAKAAGLPLGSHGGLLTDLAMRVRGHENIWAGGDCVEVLDLVSGQERHIALGTHANKHGQVIGMGVGGGYATFPGVVGTAVSKVCDLEIARTGLREKDARRVGLQFVSVTIESTSRAGYYPGASPMTVKMLAERRTGRLLGVQIVGREGAGKRVDIAAVALTAGMTVEQMTALDLGYAPPFSPVWDPVLVAARKAAAKVRTS from the coding sequence ATGAACATGAGCCGTACGCGGGACACGAGGGAACGTCTGGTCGTGATCGGCGGCGACGCCGCGGGGATGTCCGCGGCGTCGCAGGCACGCCGGTTGAAGGGCCCCGACGAACTGGAGATCGTGGCGTTCGAGCGGGGCCACTTCACCTCCTACTCGGCCTGCGGCATCCCGTACTGGGTGGGCGGGGACGTCACCGAACCGGACCAGTTGATCGCCCGTACGCCCGAGGAGCACCGGGCCCGCGACATCGATCTGCGCATGCGCACCGAGGTCATGGAGATCGACGTCGACCGACAGCGGGTACGCGCGCGTGACCTCGAGTCGGGGGCCGAGACCTGGACGTCGTACGACAAACTCGTGATCGCGACCGGCGCCCGCCCGATCCGCCCGGACATGCCGGGAGTCGACGCCCCCGGTGTGCACGGGGTGCAGACGCTCGACGACGGCCAGGCGCTCATCGACACGCTGGCACACACGCGTGGCCGCAGGGCGGTGGTGGTGGGTGCCGGGTACATCGGTGTGGAGATGGCCGAGGCACTGATCAACCGCGGTTACGAGGTGACGGTGGTCAACCGGGGCAGCGAGCCCATGTCCACGCTCGACCCGGACATGGGCCGCCTGGTGCACGAGGCCATGGAGGGTCTGGGCATCACCATGGTCGACGATGCCGCGGTGACCAAGGTGCTCACCGGCGAGGACGGCCGGGTGCGGGCGGTGGCCACGGAGAACGCCGAGTACCCGGCGGACGTCGTGGTGCTCGGCATCGGCGTACGCCCGGAGACGACGCTCGCGAAGGCGGCCGGTCTGCCGCTGGGCAGCCACGGCGGTCTTCTGACGGACCTCGCGATGCGGGTGCGCGGCCACGAGAACATCTGGGCGGGCGGCGACTGCGTCGAGGTCCTCGACCTGGTCTCGGGGCAGGAGCGGCACATCGCGCTGGGCACCCACGCCAACAAGCACGGCCAGGTCATCGGCATGGGCGTCGGCGGCGGCTACGCCACCTTCCCGGGAGTCGTCGGCACGGCCGTCAGCAAGGTCTGCGACCTGGAGATCGCCCGTACCGGCCTGCGCGAGAAGGACGCGCGTCGGGTGGGCCTCCAGTTCGTGTCGGTCACGATCGAGTCCACCAGCCGGGCCGGCTACTACCCGGGCGCCTCCCCCATGACGGTGAAGATGCTCGCCGAGCGCCGCACGGGGCGGCTGCTCGGCGTGCAGATCGTCGGGAGGGAGGGAGCGGGCAAGCGGGTCGACATCGCCGCGGTGGCCCTGACGGCGGGGATGACGGTGGAGCAGATGACGGCCCTGGACCTGGGGTACGCGCCGCCGTTCAGTCCGGTGTGGGACCCGGTGCTGGTGGCGGCCAGGAAGGCCGCCGCGAAGGTGCGGACCTCCTGA